The segment CTACTTTGCTGATGGGACTGCTTTCAAGCATCACAGGTATGGCTCCTGTTTATTTAGTACTTGTGTTAGTCTCAAACCCTGGAAAAGTGGTTAAATGAAGTGCCTGTTCAACATATCCAAGTGGTCCTGGCCATCAGATTCTCCCAGCAtctctcagtccctacctgttaaaGTGTATGGCTGACATACCCCAACCTCTACTCTAAACATCTCTAGTGCAAGGTCTGGGATATTCTTCCCTCAGATGCCCTTCCATAGATGGCCTAACCATTTTGGTGACCTGGCCCTTTTCATGTCATGTCCTTTTTGTATAACTCTCCCACTTCCTCTCTTACACCCTCTTACATGGCCCAGTTTGTGGTCGTGAACGCTGATCTGGACATTCCCAGAGGTCTTTGCCTCCGGTtatgttctctcttctatctcctccaCCATTACTAGGAGGAGTCATGTCctctcatttttctcattttctttttagtttttttattctttacataCATTATATCTGGACTACGCGTTCCCTTACCTCCAATTCTCCCATTACCTTTTCTACCTTTCCCCTCTCCTAGATCCACTCCTGTTCCATTTctcttcaacaacaataacaacaaacaacaagAGAGCAGGCCTCACATGGATAGCAACTGAACAATGGCATAACAATGTACAGTAAAACTATTCACACTCATGTCAAATCTGGAAAAGGTAAAAGGAAAAGTAAGAGGAAAAGTATCCCAAGCacagacaaaagagtcagagttACCCCCTACTCCTGCTGTTGGGGATGGTTCTTATAATAACACACAAGAATTCCAGTCATATTTGGTTTATTCTGGGTCTGTCAGCTGACTaacctctggttcctggccatccaCACAGTGTGGGTAGGCATACATATGCAACCATCACATGCAGAATACCTATCTCAAGCCTAAAAATGGTCCAttgtcacttcagtctctatgagcacCTATGAGATTAGTTGATTCTATGGGTTGTGTTCTCATGGTATCTTTCACTCTTTTGGTTCCTaaaatccttcctccccattttCTTCAGGGTTCCCCTGGCTTCACTtcctgtttggctgtgggtctttgcaatCAGTTATCTCAGTTGCTGAACTATGTCTCTTTGATGACAACTGGGCTAGGCAGAGAATCATAAGGAATcatttctctgaatttttttccagtcatATTTGGTTCTACCCTGGGTCCCTGGACTGATTAGCTGCTGATTTCTGAGATCCATACAATGTCAGGAGTGGATTCCTTCTCTTAACTTGGGTcacaagttggaccagtcattggttggccactatCAAAAGTTTGGTGCCTCTATTACCCCAGCAAAAGCAAGGCAAATGTCAGTTGAAGGTTTTGTAGATGTGTTGATGTTCATAGTTCCACTGATGGTAGCCTTCTCTGATTACAGAAGATGGGCAGTTTCAGCTCCATATCCCCGCATTGAGATTTTGTAGGGTCACTCTCATAGATTCCAGAAATTTTCTACTGCACTAGGGTTCTACATAACCCTCTAAATGCCTCAACATTCAAGTTCCCTTCCCATTGCTCTCTCACCCTTTTCCCCTGCTTTAACTTTCCTGTTCCCATTCCCATGTGCCCACAGTCTGCTTTCCCTGGAAGATCAATGGTAAGCAAGTGTCTTTGTAATAGAATAGGGAatcctttgggcatatgccccATAGTGATATACCCTAGCCTTGAGATagatcaatttccaattttctgaggtacctccatattgatttccatagtgactgtataAGGTTgaactcctaccagcaatggaggaatgttcacCTTGCTCCACATCTTTTCCTGCATGATCTGTCACTTGTAttattgattttagccattttgaTAGGTGGAAGATGGAATCCCAAAGtaattttgacttgcatttccctgatggctaaggattatggacatttctttttagtgcttctcagccatttgcaaTTATCATGTCAAGAGTTCTCTGTTTAAATCTGTATCCTACTTTTATTGGGTTATCTAGCTTGTTGGTGTCTAAttgcttgagttctttatatattttggatattactcctctattggatgtagggatGGTAAAGGACATTTTTCCATTCTGAAGGCTGCCTttttgtttgcaaatattttattgagtacttttgcatcaatgttcataatgGAAATCAGCCTGAAGTTCTCTTCACTGagcctttgtgtgttttaggtatcaaGGTGattgtggcatcatagaatgagtttggcagtgttccttctgtttctattttgtggaatagtttgaggagtattagtCTTAGTTCTTATTCAAAAGTCTGGTAGAAATCTGCACTATAACCATCTGGCTCAGAGAGATTTGGTTGGTAGAGTTTTTTTCTTCCAATATTTCACCACATATATTTTTTGTTGTGCATTATTAGCTGAGAATGTCATGCAAATTGGTCACTGCTAATGCAGCAACTTAATTATTCTCTGATCAAAGGAAGGAACAAATCAGTATGCTCTCACTTCTACTAACTTCTGACGGTTTACAGCAGTTAAAGTATTTTGCTTCTGTGCATGAAggtttaaaaaatcttttttttataaaatacaagAACAACTAACTTTACCATCAAGTAAAAGTAAAAACTGGGATTCTTTTAAATTAGTCCAAAGTGGTATTTAGGGACTTAGTTGTGGGCTGCTGTGTTGACACCATGACAAACCAAAGTGTAGGGTTGGGTCTGGTTTTGTTTCGATTTTCTTTTCAGtatccaatgctcatggattaagTTCTGGAGATGTTCCAAGTATAAGGCAGGGATCTGTTTGGATTCTGCCATGGGTGTACTCTGTGGGTCGAATGCTGGAGGGTGAGGCATGTTTTGCTGGACCCATGTCGACTACCTAAGTAGTCATCAAGGTCAAAAAATTCATCATCTCCTCCTTGGTATTCCATTCCCTGGAAATCTACTAGGTACCACAAGATACCTCCAATTCCACCAATGTATGTGATAATTTCCAGTGTAGCACCACATTTTTTATAGTTGTTAGCAAACCATTCCAAGAGGGGCCTGCCCTTTATCAGTTCCTGTCCAGTCTCTTTGTCTGTGAAGTGAGATTTATTCTTCTTTGTTCTGGAGTTAAATAGAGAATTTTCTCCCTTGGCAATGAAGCATGTATCTCATTATATCCAGATTTTCCTAGACCGTTAGAATCTCTACAGCTCCCATTTCTAAAGCCTTTAGTGTACCTTCAACTCCAAACAGTACTTGCCTGTGTCCTGGCTAATTTCATCAAAGTATTGCTCTATTAATTTCTTCTCTTGAATGAACTTCACGTTGGAGAGAACTTCAGTAGACAATTCAATAGCTTGGTTGAATCCATTTTCACCATCATGGGCTATATCaactaattttaaaactttagatTGCAACCTCTGGTCAAACATGTTAGATTGACTTAGTTAAGTTTTTAAGTTAGCTGTTCCAGCTAAAACAAAACCAGCCACATTCACTTTGTCTCCAGAAATAAACAGCTGCACAGAAGTCTCGGCTACTTTCCCAACATAGTcgcttttccattctttttttttttaagatttatttattctatgtatgggtacaatgttgctgtcttcagacacaccagaaaagagcatcagatcccattacagatgattgtgagccaccatgtggttgctgggaactaaactcaggacctctggaagagcagtcagtgctcttaaccactgagccatttctccagcccatgctTTTCCATTCTTAAAAGGGCAAATCGCAAGGCTGACTGACCTCCTCTGCCGTGTTTCTTTGGGAGATCCACAGTGAATTTGTGCAGGACTTCTCTGGTGTTTCCTTGGAGCATGCCAAAAAGAGCACCACTGCCATCTATTACAATAAAACCAAACTTGTTGTCATCTGAAAGTAACTCTGTAAGAGCCTCTGTATGAAACTTGTGGCACAAATACGATGATGTGTTCATTGGTTTGAAAGGTTCAAAGTCAATGTTAACTTtcattccctttccttcttctgttacAATTGTTCCACAGTAAACAACCCGACCATTTGGAGGTACTTTGTTATAAAGTTTGAGTCTCTGTTGTACAGATGTGATGGGTCCCAGGACTGAAAGGCGGTTTACTCATGACTTAATATTAGATGCAGTTCCAAACTCATCTGTAACATTTTTGCCACTCGTGAAATCTGGTCTTTGGGAGGAATGATTAGCGATACCATGTTCGTGCCAATGCCATAGGCCGCCTCCAAGCTCTTAATGAGCTTCTTGATCTTCCAgatctccaggttcctgtctacaGCACTGGGGTCATCGCCATCTTCTCGCTTCCTCCACAAGGCCCCAGTACCCTCCACAAGGGGCGGTAGCGGCTGCTCCTAGGGTGGCTCTGAGGCAGAGGCCGCTATGAAGTAGGACACTGGCTCCCTCTCTCCAGGCAGCTCCATGTCTTGCAATCTGCTCACATGGGTCCTCTGATCTcggttggtagacttttaatgacagctcatatttccttaggaattatagGACTATtcagatagtttacctgatcttaatTTAGCTTTTGTAgttggtatatgtctagaaaatcatccatttcaatTCGAtattccaattttgtggagtataggcttttgtagtaaggcttaatgatttttgaatttcctcggtgtctgttattatgtctctctttgactttttgattttgttaatttaggtaCTGTCTGATTTTaaagtttggctaagggtttgcctatcttgttgatttttttttcaaagaaccagcgctctctctctctctctccctctctctctctctctctcactctctctctctctctctcatttagaGTCATCACATGTACTTTTGTTAGGTtgagaagtcttcaatttctttatgaggACACTTAGTGCTATAAATATTcatcttagcactgttttcagtGTCCTGAAGTACAAACTtaagagttctttggaaagtcagttatgttgGATGGTGCCTTCTTGGGATAAACatgcctgttttcctgaagcagacataggtgaaaggctaagacagactcatgaaggaatatTTCACTGAAGCAGGCACAGGAAAAaatgatgttctgctaaagcaagaaCATAAAAGGTCATGTGATGAAGAATTCTTTCCTAGTAACAGGCATATATTAGTCTACCTTAGACTGAGTAATTGAGCTCTATTTGTTCAGACTCCATAGAGACGAacatatcaaaaaacaaaaacaaaacataaaaataagaaaacaaaaacaagagaagtcTGATGGCGTGGTGCAGTTTCTTGCCTCTTCTGTGGACTTGGGCTggttggcagagtgatgtcagctgagacaagCTCCTGTGGTGAGGCAAggcccatggaggacacatgatgtttagagGGAGTATAGGAAAGACCCAAAGGACAGCGATGGAGGCTGAGCTAGTTTTGCTTATAGAGCTGCCTGTGCAATGCTTGTTACTCTTATGTCTTTGCAGATCTGTGCTTTGCTGAGAGAAGCAAACTTCTGGTGTTTCTGCTGGTCCCTCCTACTGACTTGTGGTGAggctgaagcctggctgtctctCTTAGGTAGTGCTACCattactgattcatgtttgctatcctcAAACTACTGAATTGGACTGCTGTTTTATCTGTAAAGTGGTTACAAGTGGATGGAACTGTGCTGCTaatctgtgaactgaactgctgatttccagacaacagaaATAGAAGttactccaaagaaccatttctaaacaagtctacttcctctgtatcctttcttttctattacctCTGGTGGGCCataggctaaaagggaggtttccatgaatatgtgtgctttctgttgtttctgttattgcagaagtccagctttaatccatggtgatctgataagatgcatggggttatttcagtcttcttgtatctgttgaggttttctttgtgaccaattatacaGTCAGCTTTGGAGagagttccatgaggtactgagaagaaggggtattcttttgttttagggtaaaataTTCAATAGATACCTGTTAGGTCTGTTTGAGTAATaactgttagtttcattatttctctgtttagtttctgtctcagtgacctgtccattggtgagagtgggatgttgaggtctcccactattaatgtgcgTGGTTCAGGTgtaatttaagctttagtaatatttcttttatgaatgttggtgcaCTTGCTTTTGGGAcattgatgttcagaattgagatgtcctcttggtagatttttcttttggtgAGTATGAGGTATTCTTCCCTGTCTATTTTGATTGCTTTCAgttgaaatatatatttcattagatattagaatggctactccagcttgttttcttGGGTTCATCTGCTTGGAAAAGCTTTTTCTAGCCCTTTAATATCTTTGTTGGTGAGATGTATCTCTTGTATGCAGAATGATGGATTCTTTTTATGCAACCATTCTATTAGCCTCTGTGTTGGGTCCATTGAATTTGAGAGATCTTAATGACCAATGAATGTTAATTCCTGTCATTTTGATGTTAGTCTTGGttgagtgtgtacgtgtgtgtgtgtgtgtgtgtgtgtgtgtgtgtgttctattggCTTTAATGGTGtgaaatttatttcttttgttttcttgagcaTAGTTAATGCCATTACATTGAATTTTTCCTTTTGATATCCTCTCTAGGGCTGGGTTAGTGGAAAGGTGTTGTTtaaatctggttttgtcatggaatatcttggtttttccatgtaTGTtgatggagagttttgctggatattgtagtCTGGGCCGACATGGGTCTGTGAGAACTCTGCCAAGAACAGGTTCACCAATGAACTTTATAAAAGTATTGCTATAATCTTTCAGGGCAAAAGTCATAGGAGAAGGGACAGCTATGCTAAAATATTACTTCCTTTAACCAGCTAACACCTCAGCCTTTATGGCTTCTGTCATTCTCCTGTCATCTTCTCCATCCAATTTTGTCTTTTATCTCAGAATCTGGCCTTCCTATTGGCTACTCCCTGATTTGTGACATCATTTTCTCTACCACCCTACTAGCATCCAGTAGAATCTTGTGGTTTCCATGGAGCTACCTGTAAACAAATCACAGGTCACCTATGACCTCTGAGGACTGTCTGCCAGTGAATAGAGGAGCCAGTTTGGTGAGAAGATCAGTCAAGGACAACCATTTATCCTGCTCCATTGTAACATGGATTATTGTTATTCCTTCCCACCCTTGCCCTGACCATGTCAGGTAAAGAATTAAACtttaaaccactactgaaagactatacatggactgacccagggttccaaccgcatatgtagcagagaatagccttgttggggcaccagtggaaggggaagcccttgatccttccaaagttggacccccagtgcaggggaatatgggggacagtaagggggacGTATAGGGGGAATacttgtatgggggaggggaggggatgggattggggcttatggacaggaaaccaggaaggggaataacatttgaaatgtaagtaaagaaacatatctaataaaaattaaaaaaagaatgaaactttaaaatgatcatatctttccttatttttagtaTGAGTTTAAATCCTCAGGTGAATATTGATAATAGAGATACAGATATCCTAAGTGGAATGGCACATTTAGCTTTGATTCTTACTAAGAATGTGACTTTGGGCAGACTGTTTATTCTCAACTGATTCTTCATCTTCAGGAAAATTACATTCTACTTCAGGGAGAGTACAGTGTGACTATGCTATGAGCACAGTATAGTTGTGTCTTAAGAGGCAAGTGAACAGGAAAAATTCAGGTAATTAATGATGGTGTTAAATTTAACAGAAACAAAGTAGAACAAGGTGTGAAGAATCTAGCACTCCATACCATGGAGTGCTACACTTCACTGTTACTGTTCAAATCCAGTGCTGTTCTCAATGTCCCTTCACCTGTGTGGTGGCACACTTGTATTCATATAATATGTGGATATTATAAACAGATTGATCAATGAACACAACATGTAGTAGTTGAAATAATGAAGACAATATTAAGTCTACCCTGCGTTACAATGGCCTTGTCTtgatacaaacaaaataaaaggaagagaaagagagtgatTTTAGAGAATTCAGTCTATCTTAGGTTAAAAAGTCTAAGAGGGGACTGGCCTCGGAGAAGGCAGTTAATATAGTGAAAAAATGTTGTGGCTATTATATGAAAGATAGACCCACAGGAactggagagagggaaaaaagtaCAAAGTATAAAGATGAGGGGATAGAAAACagatatcaaataaataaaaaagtcagaGATAATCCTAAAGGAACACTGAGATAATTTAAGACCAAATATTGCAAAGAACCACAGATTTCAAATCAAAAGAATCAAGGTATTTCCATTTCCCAAGTCTTGTCTAGACAGCACACTGTTGAAGTTTTCTGGGTGCTGTTTCCCCATTATATATAGAAGACACAATCCCATTCTGCTTCCTGGTTCCTACAATCTAGCACAGCCTTACGAAGATGTGCATACTGGTTTTTGTTAGATATTATCAATTGAGGATAGCAGTATCACCATTACTTAACTTGTTCTCTATACAACACTAACCGACACAGAACAGGTAACTCTTACAATGCTTCCCCTCTAGAGGAGTTACAGGCAACTAAAGTAACAGAGGAAGAATCAGTCTTGTCCAGGGTCAAatttttaatgttagcaagtcTCAATGtgtcagccctaaacacatgAAAGTACCTTGAAATAACAACATGCTTATATCTAGAAAGTGATATACTTATATGTGTCTAATATGCTTAAATGATAAGAGGTCATGAATGAAGGGGTGGTAGGGGCACAGGAGGacttagaaggggaaaggggTAATTAAATAATACAGTATTTATATACAAAATACCTGATATATCTTTTTTTATAAAGCTCAGAGTAAAAGTAAGCCTGGTGGTATTGGCAGACTTCTATGAAAGCACCATTCTGGAGGCAAGGCAGGCCAGTCTTTGTGATTCTAAGGCCAGCCTTATCtaagtagagagaccctgtcttcctTCTATAAAGCAGGGAAAAAGCAGGGGTACAGGGAGTTGTCTGGGACTCTCCTATCTCTGAACAATTCTGTTACATGACCTAGATATGAGGCAGTATTACAGTAGGTATAAGAACAAGACAAAGCATGTAAAAATGGACTGTGTTTAGATTAGTGAAAAGGTTATCAAGTCAACTAGGAATTGGTTGCCCACACAGGAAGAACAGGTATCAAGAGAGTGTCAACTTGTCCAGTACCAAGAATTCGTCTGAACCTTTGCAATTAGAATGTCTGGTGGAACACTAGTCTTAGACTCACTCTCTGAGACAGTAGAAAATGAAGATAGCACTGCTCCCCACATGACTCTAGAAAGCATCCATATCACCATTTTCCCACTGTTTTCTTCCTCCCTTACAGAAAATCTCCAAAGCACACCTTTCTGTGGGACAGAAAGTGATCTGCCATCCCCTCTGCCTGTACTGAATAACTCCCCACCCTCAAGAACAGTGTGCAGCTACTCCAGTGTCTCCATCCCAGCCGTGAGTTCAGCATGGCTCCTCCCATCAGCATCCAGCACTTCTCTACAGCCACTCATGGGCAGTACCTACCTTAACCCACATGGTAGCACGACTATGCTGACAGTGCTGACTGACCAGAGCCAGGTCTCCAACTCCACACTCTCCTGTCCAGGTATTCTTGAGTGGGATATCACAGGACTCACAGACAGGAGGGCAGCTGTACTCTAGCAATTCAATGTGATAACAATGACCAGGATACCACAATGTCCTTCTTATCTATGACAGTCCAGTGTGATAAAACTTTAGATCCCAATGCCAAAGTCTCTTTCAACCCAACACCGTCTGCTAGCTTTGTCCAGGCCATACTACCCAGGGTGCTAAATCCAGGACACAGCCTAATACAGGAGGGTACGAGGAGGTTAGCCAGGTCTATTACTAAGAGCGCAACAACCTGGGCCCTTAGATAGCTGGAGAACTCAGACAGTGCCTTCAGACCTGTGGCTCTGTATTTTACCCCGAGAATCAGGCCTCTGTCACACCAGTAGAGATAGTGATGGTGCTAATGGAGATTAAGCCAAAAAATGCCCAAATACCCCTCTCTACCTCTGATACCATCTACTGCACATCTGCTCAAGCCATGCTAGACAACAGTCTTCCCAGTGAGGATAGAGCCAGGAGGGGAAGGATGGGGATCAGCATTCCAAGGACACCCAGCTCTCCCTTTCAGTAATGGACatcccacacagagagagaatgtggGGTCTTTCAGGTTCAGTATGACTGCGGCTTTCCATTCCCACCTTCAGACCCTATCACGAGAGAGAATGAAAGGTATAATGAGTAGTATCCATATTGAATTAGGTGATGCCCACAGagcacaccacactcacacatcacTGCCCAGTGTGATCAGTCCTATACTACACCAACACTGTAATCAACTCTTTCAGGGCTCTAGtaatgtgtgagagtatgtgtgtgtgtgtgtgtgtgtgtgtgtgtgtgtgtgtgtgtgtgtgtgtttgtgtgtgtgtgtttgtctgtctctctctgtctctctctgtctctctctgtgtgtgtgtgtgtttgtgtgtgtgtttgtctgtctctctctgtctctgtgtgtgtgtgtgtttgtgtgtgtgtgtgtttgtctgtgtctctctgtgtctctgtgtctctctgtctctgtctctgtctctctctctctctctctctgtgtgtgtgtgtgtgtgtgtgtgtgtgtgtgtgtgtgtgactggatAGTCCATAAATCAAAATCTTTCTCCAGAGCAATGTAGCTGAGAATCTGTCCTGGAAGACATATCGCTCCCAGATTCTAACCACTTGTCCTGGCATTCTCTTACACTTAAAATAATAGAGAGGAAGTTAGGTGCAGCACATGTACGACTGCTAACAGTCAAACTgctacttctttctttttcttttgctgtgcatTTCAGAGGTGACCCATGGTGAAGATTATAAGATTATGTACACATGTTCTCTAATACTGAGTCACACCCAAGCCCAAAGGTTTCAGTTTCTTAAATCAATTTTCATGTCACTTGTAAGAAGTTTGTgaaacatggggctggaggaaagCCTCTGTGCTTGAAATTCTTGCCTGAATTTGGATACCTAAATTAACATAAAAATCCAGGCTTTTGGGGGTGTCTGTGTAATGCTGTTGGCATAAGTTCTCAGAGACAAGAAAGTTCTCAGAAATTATTGGCTACCCACCTAATAAGAAAGCTCCAGGGAAATGAGAGGCAATTTATCTTTTTCTACAAAGAGGAAGACAAGTAAAGGACCACACACTAAGGGAATTCTGTAACCTTCCCATGTTggctatgcatgcacacaccacacaaacacaagggAACACAAAATCCTCTTGAGAAAATGTGACATGGAATGGATACCGGAGACAGCAGAGCAGTTTCCACCTTTCTGCAAACATAGCAGACAGCTCACAGGaatgccttctccatggctgCAGAGGCCACATTCCTGTGGAATATGAAAGGAGGAGAGCATCTTACTTACTATGTGTTAACTTCTTCCTTGACTCTTTTTCAGTGGTGGAACTGGAGACATCCCTGGGATTGTCACCTTCAGGCCAAACACTTTGTCTGCTGCAGAGTCCAGAATTCTACATCACTTGCACCCAGGTTTCCCAGAGGAAGACACCATCTCTTGATGGGGAAAGGCCATTAACAACACCTATCCATAGTCCTTCAGAATTCCTGGCCTTGCCTCCGGCTCCAAGCTCAGAACAAACAGATATTAAAAACATGGatgacatggaagttgaacacttGATGCCTCAGGAGGCCTATGAGGgcacaaaagaaaaccaagaccCAACACTCCTTCCTTTAGCACCCCCTGACTTGCAGCAGCCTCTGCACTGCACTGACACTGGGAGCCTAAGACAGAAATCTGCTTCTGAAAATGCCAGCTTGGGAGGTATCAGTTTGGGTCTGGAAGAGAAAGGAACAGTGGACAGTCTGATGGTGTCCACTATTGACTTTGCAGATATCACTACACTGGTAGCAGATATTCACCTTCCCCAACTCTTTAACTTCCTCACAGGCCTAGATCAATTCCAAGATACCACAGCAACTGAATCCAACGTCATCTGGAGGGACCAGGCCCAAGAAAACTCCAGAGTCATCAATGGGCCTTCTGACCAGGTGAAGAAGAAAGACCATGAAGCCCCTGAGCTGACTGATGGAGCTCCTCAGGCCAAAATCCCAAACTGGGATccggtggagggagagggggttATAGCCAGCGTTGGGGTCAGTGACAGGGCTATTGACAACATGGCAAAGGACTCGGAGGGCAGAGCTCCCAAAGTGTCACCCATCAGGCCCATCCGAGCTAGGGGACAGGGACAAGACAAGACCAAATGGACAAGAGAAAATAATtccaagaaaacagaagaacCTAAGCAGTCAAGGAACAGAGTCAAAGCTGAAGAGAAGCCCACCGTCCCCAAGACCAAGATAAAGAGGGATCCCCCTGAGCTCAGCCGCACCAGCTTTAAGAAGCCTCGAACCCACCTTGGCATGCACATGCTGGAGTCCGTGCAGGTCTTCCACCCACTGGGGAAGAAGAGTGAGAAGAAACCTGGCGTTGCTTCTTCCCGGGCTCTGGGAACTTTTAGCAACAACAAATACCCTGGG is part of the Rattus norvegicus strain BN/NHsdMcwi chromosome 1, GRCr8, whole genome shotgun sequence genome and harbors:
- the 4930433I11Rikl gene encoding uncharacterized protein LOC499135; the encoded protein is MSENLQSTPFCGTESDLPSPLPVLNNSPPSRTVCSYSSVSIPAVSSAWLLPSASSTSLQPLMGSTYLNPHGSTTMLTVLTDQSQVSNSTLSCPVVELETSLGLSPSGQTLCLLQSPEFYITCTQVSQRKTPSLDGERPLTTPIHSPSEFLALPPAPSSEQTDIKNMDDMEVEHLMPQEAYEGTKENQDPTLLPLAPPDLQQPLHCTDTGSLRQKSASENASLGGISLGLEEKGTVDSLMVSTIDFADITTLVADIHLPQLFNFLTGLDQFQDTTATESNVIWRDQAQENSRVINGPSDQVKKKDHEAPELTDGAPQAKIPNWDPVEGEGVIASVGVSDRAIDNMAKDSEGRAPKVSPIRPIRARGQGQDKTKWTRENNSKKTEEPKQSRNRVKAEEKPTVPKTKIKRDPPELSRTSFKKPRTHLGMHMLESVQVFHPLGKKSEKKPGVASSRALGTFSNNKYPGPGPATTAVQDMLHECQGPDKTPGKAQSSETSAFKECPSQSQYELPPAGKVRLVPLPFPTLDQPQTRPGSRKPLSLSSHRPTVAYSERCHFQSAHLTSIRPSQPPPVSKSLMVSAKPALPFSSSVTQPNVTNIIQISTVPQSGTLRPTPYRASSQSSLQRELLSAAKNKVPSPSEPQTQYLLQDFSRQPIPWRKVDILGPVVSQPITKEQRPEREAMKRRAQQERENAAKSTSPGKLQLFLQREKDMEISRYYGYAM